One Alteromonas sp. KC3 DNA segment encodes these proteins:
- the ilvC gene encoding ketol-acid reductoisomerase has protein sequence MANYFNTLSLRQQLDQLGRCRFMAREEFADGCQFLKGKKIVIVGCGAQGLNQGLNMRDSGLDVSYALRQAAIDEQRDSYKRATSNGFTVGTYQELIPDADLVYNLTPDKQHASVVEAVMPLMKEGATLSYSHGFNIVEEGQQIRSDITVVMCAPKSPGSEVREEYKRGFGVPTLIAVHPENDPEGKGWDTAKALASATGGDRAGVLESSFVAEVKSDLMGEQTILCGMQQVAAVLAFEKMVDDGIDPGYAGALIQYGLEAITEALKIGGVTNMMDRLSNPAKVKAFELSEQLTDLLRPLFEKHQDDIISGEFSRTMMEDWANGDANLLKWRAETGETAFENAPAFEGEISEQEFFDHGILLVAMIKCGVEVAFDVMVEAGILPESAYYESLHETPLISNTIARKRLYEMNVVISDTAEYGNYLFANAAIPILREKFMPAIDTSVIGKGLNVTSNQVENKRLVEINEAIRSHGVESVGKTLRGYMTDMKAIIG, from the coding sequence ATGGCTAATTATTTCAACACCCTGTCACTTCGCCAGCAGTTAGATCAGCTAGGCCGCTGCCGTTTCATGGCACGCGAAGAATTTGCTGACGGTTGTCAGTTTCTAAAAGGCAAGAAAATTGTCATTGTAGGCTGCGGCGCGCAGGGCCTTAACCAAGGCTTGAATATGCGTGACTCAGGGTTGGATGTTTCTTATGCGCTGCGCCAAGCAGCCATTGATGAGCAACGCGACTCTTACAAACGCGCTACCAGCAATGGTTTCACTGTTGGTACTTATCAGGAGCTTATTCCTGATGCAGATTTAGTATACAACCTAACCCCAGATAAGCAGCACGCAAGTGTGGTTGAGGCAGTAATGCCACTTATGAAAGAAGGGGCAACGCTGAGTTACTCACATGGCTTCAACATTGTTGAAGAGGGCCAACAGATTCGTAGCGACATTACTGTTGTTATGTGTGCACCCAAAAGTCCAGGCTCAGAAGTACGTGAAGAATATAAGCGTGGCTTTGGTGTTCCTACACTAATTGCTGTGCACCCAGAGAACGACCCTGAAGGTAAAGGCTGGGACACTGCCAAAGCACTAGCAAGTGCAACAGGTGGCGACCGTGCAGGTGTACTTGAGTCATCGTTTGTGGCTGAAGTGAAATCTGACCTTATGGGTGAGCAAACCATTTTGTGCGGTATGCAACAAGTAGCGGCAGTGCTTGCGTTTGAGAAAATGGTTGATGACGGCATTGACCCCGGTTACGCAGGTGCACTTATTCAGTATGGTTTAGAAGCTATTACTGAAGCACTTAAGATTGGCGGCGTGACCAACATGATGGACCGTCTGTCTAACCCTGCAAAAGTGAAAGCATTTGAGCTTTCTGAACAATTGACTGATTTACTTCGTCCGCTATTTGAAAAGCACCAAGACGACATCATCAGCGGTGAGTTCTCTCGCACAATGATGGAAGACTGGGCAAACGGCGATGCTAACCTACTTAAATGGCGTGCAGAAACTGGTGAAACCGCGTTTGAAAATGCACCCGCTTTTGAAGGTGAAATCAGCGAACAAGAATTCTTTGACCACGGCATCTTGTTAGTTGCCATGATCAAATGTGGTGTTGAAGTTGCGTTCGACGTAATGGTAGAAGCCGGTATTCTTCCAGAGTCTGCGTACTATGAATCACTACATGAAACACCACTAATTTCAAACACCATTGCGCGTAAGCGTTTGTATGAAATGAACGTGGTAATTTCTGACACTGCGGAATATGGAAACTACTTATTTGCCAATGCGGCAATTCCAATTTTGCGTGAGAAATTTATGCCTGCGATTGACACAAGTGTGATTGGTAAGGGTTTGAATGTTACTTCTAATCAAGTAGAGAACAAACGCCTTGTTGAAATTAACGAAGCCATTCGTTCACACGGTGTGGAATCGGTAGGTAAAACCTTACGTGGCTACATGACTGACATGAAAGCCATTATAGGTTAA
- a CDS encoding RHS repeat domain-containing protein yields the protein MCDVSHFRPISPLIIAVLTVATFSFTPLFAAAQDYETNYKYDSRGRLIDATDQSQKSNKYAYDNAGNRVATADETESLVPRPNITSFTGPSSVNTGTRVTLSWISTSTTHCKIDGDVSYTNLPSIGNVSFVVNSNIGLLLTCSYGSEKDTASKLIRVISSSGPLF from the coding sequence ATGTGTGATGTTTCGCATTTTCGCCCAATCTCCCCTCTTATTATCGCCGTATTAACTGTTGCTACATTTAGCTTTACACCTCTTTTTGCAGCTGCCCAAGATTATGAGACCAATTATAAATACGATAGTCGAGGTAGGTTGATAGACGCCACCGACCAATCACAAAAATCAAACAAATACGCCTATGATAATGCAGGCAACAGAGTTGCAACTGCCGATGAAACTGAATCATTAGTACCTCGCCCGAATATCACATCTTTTACCGGACCTTCAAGTGTAAATACAGGCACTAGAGTAACCTTAAGCTGGATATCTACTAGCACAACTCATTGCAAAATAGACGGTGATGTTAGCTATACCAACCTACCATCTATTGGTAACGTGTCGTTTGTGGTGAATAGCAATATTGGCTTGCTTCTAACTTGTAGTTACGGGAGCGAAAAAGATACTGCCAGCAAACTAATCCGTGTTATTAGCTCAAGCGGCCCATTATTCTAA
- a CDS encoding RHS repeat-associated core domain-containing protein — protein MLNFKSISNGFVTLTVAALILLLTSFNALASLSGNVVHTEFTQLKPEHLAPDVNGVDLITGKYYADYPTLSIPAAPNLSFKSVQQFTGMLNVTLYRNTSNTTQFIERTEKISLTYGRSVSESFTCVTHECSPSTPTGSRLLSNLNGKVFVYKQGSTGIHVVYNLESSLFTNNDLTKPEHTVGNYYISTITFPNGERLDFDYDTYTYSYPSAVGQKIKYYRPTTVTSSTGYKLDITYRTNNITNGWGDVSTATITKVGSSVALAKHTYSSGSVTDLNGRTWQTSGFGNGLGYSDYAANYTLKQPSSSINQLHITSANQNHGPTTHQFFVTSVKRAGQTFNYDYLAAGSGLSASTQVKQVTITGPEGYFRDVEIGDYGSYGRRITSDTDALGNTTQYTWDKGLVKTITFPEGNRIAYQYDGLGNITKVTTSVKPGQSGSNIIEQAHYPVNCADLVCFRPDWTKDAEGKTTTYTFASHGGMLTKTEPVGQSGQSRITTQEWDTNNAGITLLRSVSVCGSQECGTEKEQITQYEYWNDTALPKTITRTNGKFSASEVTTYTYYEDGRVKTADGPLSGSSDKTHYRYDASGRLTWEIGPKNSNNRYVTKRTTYRSQDNQANVVETGTLTSTTSTSLSVKSKVVNGFNSYGLLTSRKNYLGSSIEGYLQFSYDGLNRQECAVTRMNKSRFNYSMPSACQLGQEGDEGPDRIVVTTYNTNSNVSTITEGVGTSSEGLEVAFTYTDNGQLASRKDGNDNTTVYQYDGFDRLYRTTFPDNTYEQHTYYADGMKHKWRKRDGNTFTYYYDALNNPSSTSVPNETNITYHYDGLGRQKKVERGSAYIETTYNSLGRVKTRKKNGRTLSYDYYPGGQRKRLTYPDGFYITYNYNSSGALNSIKERGTTTLFFFGYDDLDNPDAITRSNGKNTAIEIDAIGRLKHYDHTGINNSSFSYNPAGQLITRMVTSSAFHTTLPRLGRQDYVTNNLNQYDYVDGKALNYDNNGNLKSFDGWSYTFDAFNRLKRASKSSQVVELDYDAEGMLNSVTSGGSKTTFLYDGDALVAEYNNSGTLLRRYIHGLGVDQPLLWYEGSGTSDKRYLHADERGSIMATTRQSGSIIRTYKYGPFGELQDNYSDRFRYTGQIRLPNTDLYYYKARIYHPKLGRFLQTDPVGYEDQMNLYAYVGNDPVNLVDPTGKVAESIWDAASLSVGLVSLGKNLAAGNWSAAGMDAIGVIADGAALAIPFVPGGASMAISGSRAGANALSDSAIVCRGGSCTADRFANGSGVTTDAAGNLDGVSVNSANGASLGELTQGVPHNSVGVTTVGDVRAAGGDVIASPTKNNPNHATLSGVTAEQAEKLMTPTVKNPNKK, from the coding sequence ATGCTAAATTTTAAATCCATTTCGAATGGCTTCGTCACACTGACTGTTGCCGCATTGATTTTATTACTCACTTCATTTAATGCACTGGCTAGCCTATCTGGCAACGTAGTACATACTGAATTTACACAACTAAAGCCGGAACACCTTGCGCCTGATGTAAATGGCGTTGACCTGATAACAGGGAAGTACTACGCCGACTACCCAACATTAAGTATTCCAGCAGCTCCCAATCTGTCTTTTAAATCAGTACAGCAGTTTACAGGGATGCTAAACGTTACTTTATATAGAAATACTTCTAATACTACGCAGTTTATAGAGCGTACCGAAAAAATTTCATTAACTTATGGAAGAAGTGTTTCAGAATCGTTCACTTGTGTTACTCATGAGTGTTCGCCTTCAACGCCTACTGGCTCAAGATTGTTGAGCAACCTCAATGGTAAAGTATTCGTTTACAAGCAAGGAAGTACAGGCATCCACGTTGTTTACAATCTGGAGTCGTCATTGTTCACTAACAACGACTTAACCAAGCCTGAGCACACTGTTGGCAACTACTACATCAGTACAATTACATTCCCGAACGGCGAACGTTTAGATTTTGATTATGACACCTATACATATTCATATCCGTCAGCTGTTGGTCAAAAAATTAAATACTATCGTCCAACAACTGTAACATCATCGACGGGTTACAAACTTGATATTACGTATAGAACAAACAACATTACCAACGGCTGGGGCGATGTATCTACTGCTACCATAACAAAAGTTGGAAGTAGTGTAGCACTCGCTAAACATACCTACAGCAGTGGCAGCGTAACCGACTTAAATGGCAGAACTTGGCAAACATCAGGTTTTGGTAATGGTCTTGGCTATTCAGATTACGCGGCGAATTACACACTAAAACAGCCCTCTTCCTCTATTAACCAGCTACACATTACGTCTGCCAATCAAAACCACGGGCCAACCACCCATCAATTTTTTGTAACCAGTGTAAAAAGAGCTGGGCAAACCTTCAATTACGATTACTTAGCTGCTGGAAGTGGCCTATCGGCTAGCACTCAGGTAAAGCAAGTTACAATTACGGGTCCAGAAGGGTATTTTCGCGACGTAGAGATAGGCGATTATGGCTCCTATGGCAGACGAATCACATCTGACACCGATGCACTAGGAAACACTACACAATATACGTGGGACAAAGGGTTAGTTAAAACCATCACCTTTCCGGAAGGTAACCGCATTGCTTATCAGTACGACGGGCTAGGTAATATCACTAAAGTTACAACCTCCGTTAAACCAGGCCAATCAGGGTCAAATATAATAGAGCAGGCACACTACCCAGTAAATTGTGCTGACCTTGTTTGTTTTAGACCTGATTGGACAAAAGATGCTGAGGGTAAAACAACAACTTATACCTTCGCCAGTCACGGCGGAATGCTAACAAAAACAGAGCCTGTTGGCCAAAGCGGGCAGTCACGCATTACCACACAAGAGTGGGACACCAACAACGCTGGTATAACTCTTCTTCGCTCTGTATCTGTATGCGGTAGTCAAGAGTGCGGCACTGAGAAAGAGCAAATTACCCAATACGAGTATTGGAACGATACTGCATTACCGAAAACAATCACGCGAACCAATGGCAAATTTTCAGCATCTGAAGTAACAACTTACACCTACTATGAGGATGGCCGAGTTAAAACGGCTGATGGCCCGTTAAGTGGAAGCAGCGATAAAACGCACTATCGCTATGACGCATCGGGCCGTTTAACGTGGGAAATTGGCCCTAAAAACAGTAACAACCGCTACGTAACGAAGCGTACTACATATCGCAGTCAAGATAATCAGGCAAATGTTGTTGAAACTGGTACGTTAACCAGTACCACTTCGACTTCGCTGAGTGTGAAATCTAAAGTGGTAAATGGCTTTAACAGCTATGGTTTACTAACGTCGAGAAAGAACTATTTAGGGAGCAGTATTGAAGGCTACCTGCAATTTAGTTACGACGGTTTAAACAGGCAAGAGTGCGCTGTTACACGCATGAATAAGAGCCGCTTTAACTACAGTATGCCGTCTGCATGCCAACTTGGCCAAGAGGGTGACGAAGGACCAGACCGTATTGTAGTTACCACCTACAATACAAATTCTAATGTAAGTACTATAACAGAAGGCGTTGGCACTTCTTCCGAAGGGCTGGAAGTGGCGTTTACTTATACCGATAATGGCCAACTGGCTTCTCGCAAAGACGGTAACGACAACACTACTGTGTACCAATACGACGGATTCGACCGTCTATATCGAACGACCTTTCCAGACAACACCTACGAACAGCATACCTACTACGCAGATGGTATGAAGCACAAGTGGCGCAAACGCGATGGCAACACATTTACCTATTACTACGATGCGTTAAATAATCCATCGTCTACATCGGTACCTAACGAAACGAATATCACATATCACTATGATGGTTTAGGCAGACAAAAGAAAGTAGAACGCGGTAGTGCCTACATTGAAACTACCTACAACAGCCTTGGAAGGGTAAAAACAAGGAAGAAAAATGGTCGTACGTTAAGCTATGATTACTATCCTGGCGGGCAGCGTAAACGGCTTACCTACCCAGACGGATTTTATATTACCTACAACTATAATAGCTCTGGTGCGCTTAACTCCATTAAAGAACGTGGTACAACTACACTTTTCTTTTTTGGATACGATGACCTAGATAACCCTGACGCCATTACGCGTTCCAATGGCAAAAATACGGCTATTGAAATTGATGCTATTGGTAGGTTGAAGCATTACGATCATACCGGTATCAACAATAGTAGCTTTAGCTATAACCCTGCAGGGCAGCTGATTACTCGAATGGTAACGTCTTCTGCGTTTCATACCACACTTCCGCGTTTGGGTAGGCAAGACTATGTAACTAACAACCTCAACCAATACGATTACGTTGATGGTAAAGCACTGAATTACGATAACAACGGTAACCTTAAAAGTTTTGACGGTTGGAGCTATACTTTCGATGCGTTCAACCGCCTCAAGCGCGCTTCTAAAAGCAGCCAAGTGGTCGAGTTAGACTACGATGCTGAAGGTATGCTAAACAGTGTTACAAGCGGTGGCAGTAAAACGACCTTTTTATACGATGGCGATGCGCTTGTAGCGGAATATAATAACAGTGGTACTTTACTGCGTAGATATATTCACGGTTTAGGTGTAGACCAACCCTTATTGTGGTACGAAGGCAGTGGTACTTCAGACAAACGCTACCTACATGCTGATGAACGTGGTTCTATTATGGCCACCACGCGCCAGTCAGGTTCAATAATTAGAACTTATAAGTACGGCCCTTTTGGTGAGTTACAAGACAACTATTCCGATAGATTTAGGTACACAGGTCAAATTCGCCTGCCAAATACTGACTTGTATTACTACAAAGCACGGATTTATCATCCAAAGCTGGGAAGGTTCTTGCAAACTGACCCAGTGGGTTATGAAGACCAAATGAATCTATATGCCTATGTGGGGAATGATCCTGTAAATTTAGTAGATCCAACAGGCAAAGTTGCTGAGTCGATCTGGGATGCGGCTAGCCTCAGCGTAGGGTTAGTTTCTTTAGGAAAAAATTTAGCAGCAGGAAACTGGTCTGCTGCTGGCATGGATGCGATTGGAGTAATTGCAGATGGAGCTGCTTTAGCGATTCCATTTGTTCCGGGCGGTGCTAGTATGGCGATCAGCGGCTCAAGAGCAGGAGCAAACGCTCTTTCTGATAGTGCTATAGTATGCCGAGGGGGGAGTTGTACCGCTGATAGATTTGCAAACGGCTCAGGGGTAACAACCGATGCAGCAGGAAATCTTGATGGAGTATCCGTTAATAGTGCAAACGGTGCTTCATTAGGAGAGCTTACTCAAGGTGTTCCTCATAACAGTGTTGGCGTTACAACAGTTGGAGATGTAAGGGCAGCAGGAGGTGATGTAATTGCGTCACCTACTAAAAACAACCCAAATCATGCTACCTTGTCAGGTGTTACAGCAGAGCAGGCTGAAAAGCTGATGACACCGACAGTGAAAAATCCAAATAAGAAGTGA
- a CDS encoding ABC-three component system protein, protein MDVQQKLEARKAFKLRIHESHGNAFEDLFCDVMRASNQDFKKVKPQGRIGDRKNDGFIPTEGKYYQVYSPQSPSGNPTAATSKIEEDLDGLISYWGNEHNYEIKQFYFVFNDKYHGAYPEIYTTLNSVKKKYNLEVCDVFLSSELEDIFIGLSEDNIASICGYYPKPEDIGFIDNSIIAEIVGYVSQNYSGFSDSTTTEPPDFYNKIHFNNLGKNTARHLNIGAYQVGFVEDYFKSNSQFSRQQSRDSLNTMYLKYLDINNSEVSVLTGLSQSDIVFKSMVDEILPANLNNMQRRDYERNVIAVLSYFFEACDIFEEPPEDYDPQVSEYV, encoded by the coding sequence ATGGATGTTCAACAAAAATTAGAGGCGCGTAAAGCCTTTAAATTACGTATTCATGAATCGCATGGAAATGCATTCGAAGATTTGTTTTGCGATGTGATGCGGGCATCAAATCAGGACTTTAAAAAAGTAAAACCTCAAGGACGCATTGGCGACAGAAAGAATGATGGCTTTATTCCAACTGAGGGAAAATATTATCAAGTTTATTCTCCTCAATCTCCATCAGGTAATCCTACTGCTGCGACTTCAAAGATAGAAGAAGATTTAGACGGACTAATTTCATATTGGGGCAACGAGCATAATTATGAAATTAAGCAGTTCTATTTTGTATTTAATGATAAGTACCACGGGGCATACCCAGAAATATACACTACCCTAAACAGCGTTAAGAAAAAGTATAATCTTGAAGTATGTGATGTGTTTCTTTCTTCTGAGCTTGAAGATATATTCATAGGACTATCAGAAGATAATATTGCTTCAATATGCGGTTACTATCCAAAACCAGAAGATATTGGCTTTATTGATAACTCAATAATTGCCGAGATTGTTGGTTATGTATCTCAAAACTACAGTGGCTTTTCAGACTCAACCACCACCGAGCCTCCTGACTTTTACAACAAAATACATTTCAATAATTTAGGTAAAAATACTGCTAGGCACCTGAATATTGGCGCATATCAAGTAGGGTTTGTTGAGGATTATTTTAAATCGAATAGTCAATTTTCTCGCCAACAATCTAGAGACTCTTTGAATACAATGTATTTAAAGTACTTAGATATAAATAATTCAGAAGTTTCAGTTTTAACAGGGTTATCTCAGTCTGATATTGTTTTTAAAAGTATGGTTGATGAAATTCTGCCAGCCAATTTAAATAACATGCAAAGGCGTGACTATGAGAGAAATGTTATTGCAGTGCTGTCATACTTTTTTGAGGCGTGTGATATTTTTGAAGAGCCGCCTGAAGACTACGATCCGCAGGTAAGCGAATATGTTTAG
- a CDS encoding ABC-three component system middle component 6, with protein MFSPKKHIRLSESILGLGANVLSLLSRPLSPEQIYDRLKSLNLLISHDFEHIILALDFLYACGAIELNEQGKIVKCS; from the coding sequence ATGTTTAGCCCAAAGAAACATATACGATTGTCAGAATCCATTTTAGGCTTGGGAGCAAATGTCCTTAGCTTACTATCTCGCCCATTAAGCCCTGAACAGATTTATGACAGGTTGAAGAGCCTCAACCTGTTAATTAGCCACGATTTTGAACATATTATCTTAGCATTGGATTTTTTATATGCATGTGGAGCAATAGAGTTAAACGAACAAGGAAAAATAGTTAAATGCAGTTAA
- a CDS encoding DUF2326 domain-containing protein has protein sequence MQLISLEANKSSFNTVFFNPDGLTLIIGKSTSTDKSNTYNGVGKSLLLQIVNFCLGANKVPAFEKHLPDWEFTLSFKIDGRPYTANRSTKKQNKIYLNDKEFGQAAFNAEMEKMLVDIPENSPYLTFRTVLSRFYRIGRASYVSSLSTAKEQAFSSLVNNAFLLELDLDYVYQKRTTRKRYQELENFEKSFKKDPVIKEYYTGDLDVEFEISRLTQDVRKLESDIKNYNVAENYAAIQSEADEMAEKLSQMKNRLYYLSTCIKNIKQSMSLYEDMDLNKVIDLYGEITDLFKEGTLRTLENVTDFHRSIHSKRSERLAKELKKLTATHLEEEKSKNNLQKAFDEKMKLLANSRALDFFAAINAQLTELKSKLSKLQDYKNISTHSKKEMAEALKDLSSQEVMAIEYLEAYKEQKHPVYLGFSDLANEFYPEVPAGISIQNNEGNNQERFKISVKIQNDASDGINEVKIFCFDLNNLINSSVHHFQSLFHDSRMFSDIDPRQRAILLQRAHTITKAKGKQYIATINEDQLTSLKDVLSEEEYEEIFGTVRLELKDDSPESKLLGVQIDMQYEKD, from the coding sequence ATGCAGTTAATTTCACTAGAGGCTAACAAATCATCCTTCAATACCGTATTTTTTAATCCAGATGGTTTAACTTTAATTATTGGGAAAAGCACATCAACTGATAAAAGCAATACATACAACGGTGTGGGTAAATCATTGTTGCTGCAAATTGTTAATTTTTGTCTTGGTGCCAATAAGGTCCCTGCATTTGAAAAGCACTTGCCAGATTGGGAATTTACACTGAGTTTTAAAATTGACGGTAGACCATACACTGCGAATCGTTCTACAAAAAAGCAAAATAAGATTTATTTGAACGATAAAGAGTTCGGGCAAGCGGCATTCAACGCTGAAATGGAAAAAATGCTTGTAGATATCCCTGAAAATTCTCCATATCTGACTTTTAGAACTGTCCTTTCTCGTTTTTATAGAATTGGTCGAGCTAGTTATGTTTCTAGCTTATCAACAGCAAAGGAGCAGGCTTTTTCATCTTTGGTTAATAATGCCTTCTTGCTTGAACTAGACCTTGATTATGTGTACCAAAAACGCACTACACGTAAGCGTTATCAAGAATTAGAGAACTTCGAGAAGTCATTCAAAAAAGACCCTGTTATTAAAGAATACTATACAGGTGATTTAGACGTTGAATTTGAGATTTCGCGTCTAACTCAGGACGTAAGGAAGTTAGAATCTGATATTAAAAACTACAACGTGGCAGAAAACTACGCTGCTATTCAATCTGAAGCCGATGAAATGGCTGAAAAGCTGTCACAGATGAAAAACAGGCTTTATTACTTAAGTACCTGTATTAAAAATATTAAACAAAGTATGAGTTTATATGAGGATATGGACTTAAATAAGGTCATTGACCTATACGGAGAAATAACTGATCTTTTTAAAGAAGGCACGCTTAGAACTCTCGAAAATGTCACAGATTTTCATCGAAGCATCCATTCAAAAAGAAGTGAGCGCTTAGCTAAAGAACTTAAGAAATTGACTGCTACGCACTTGGAAGAAGAAAAGAGCAAAAACAATTTGCAAAAAGCTTTTGATGAAAAAATGAAGTTGTTAGCAAACAGTCGTGCATTAGACTTTTTTGCCGCAATAAATGCTCAATTAACAGAGTTAAAGAGCAAACTGTCAAAACTTCAAGATTACAAAAATATCTCTACTCATTCCAAAAAAGAAATGGCAGAGGCCCTTAAAGACCTATCTAGTCAAGAAGTTATGGCTATTGAATATCTAGAAGCATATAAAGAGCAGAAACACCCTGTTTATTTAGGCTTTAGCGATTTAGCTAACGAGTTTTATCCTGAGGTTCCTGCTGGCATATCAATTCAAAATAATGAAGGTAACAATCAAGAGCGATTCAAAATAAGCGTAAAGATTCAGAATGATGCTTCAGATGGAATTAATGAAGTTAAAATTTTTTGCTTTGACTTAAACAACTTAATTAATTCTTCGGTTCATCATTTTCAAAGCCTTTTTCATGATAGCCGTATGTTTAGTGACATAGATCCAAGACAAAGAGCCATATTGTTGCAACGCGCCCACACAATAACTAAGGCAAAAGGCAAACAATATATCGCTACAATAAATGAAGATCAGTTAACTTCGTTGAAAGATGTACTTAGCGAAGAAGAATATGAAGAAATCTTTGGCACGGTAAGACTTGAACTAAAAGATGATTCCCCAGAATCAAAGTTGCTTGGTGTTCAAATAGATATGCAATACGAAAAAGACTAG
- a CDS encoding multidrug effflux MFS transporter, whose product MPQTSQSVSEDTAVVTKPALGLFEFVALMATMTSLVALSIDAMLPALIQIGDALNVSNPSETHLIVTVFFVGMAFGQMFFGPFSDSRGRRLTILVGLCIFALGTFVCMMATNLETMLVGRIVQAFGVSGPRIASMAIIRDLYVGDAMARVMSFIMMVFILVPMLAPIIGQTVMDLFSWFHIFTLFLVVATMSGLWFFSRQGETLPRAKRKAFSWEAFFASSKFILTHPSVMGYTFAMGCIFGAFLAYLSASQTIFTVYYDMGEWFPYIFATLAFSIGLASYFNGTMVMRFGMRKLCRFALKGVNIFAVVYVALLYAYDGLPPIALTVAVMFVGFFFVGILFGNLNAMAMQPLGEMAGLGAAIIGSFSSLFSVPIALFVDSFLTGSLMPIGLGFLVFFALAYVSVRYAERVRECGE is encoded by the coding sequence ATGCCGCAGACATCACAAAGCGTATCTGAGGATACGGCAGTTGTTACAAAGCCCGCGTTGGGTTTGTTCGAATTTGTTGCCTTGATGGCAACAATGACATCTCTTGTGGCGTTGAGTATTGACGCCATGCTGCCTGCGCTTATACAAATTGGTGATGCGCTTAATGTGTCAAATCCAAGTGAAACTCACCTTATCGTTACGGTGTTTTTTGTAGGTATGGCGTTTGGCCAAATGTTCTTTGGACCGTTTAGCGACAGCCGCGGGCGCAGACTGACTATTTTGGTGGGACTATGCATTTTTGCACTAGGTACGTTTGTATGCATGATGGCGACTAATCTTGAAACAATGCTGGTGGGGCGCATTGTTCAAGCATTTGGCGTGTCTGGGCCGCGCATTGCCTCGATGGCCATAATCCGCGACCTTTATGTGGGCGACGCCATGGCCCGCGTCATGTCATTTATTATGATGGTTTTTATTTTGGTGCCAATGCTTGCGCCTATTATTGGGCAAACGGTAATGGACTTGTTCTCATGGTTCCATATTTTTACGCTCTTTTTAGTGGTCGCTACTATGTCGGGTTTATGGTTTTTCTCGCGTCAAGGCGAAACACTGCCCCGTGCAAAGCGCAAAGCCTTTTCATGGGAGGCGTTTTTCGCATCGTCTAAGTTTATTCTTACTCACCCATCAGTCATGGGTTATACCTTCGCAATGGGCTGTATTTTCGGGGCGTTTCTTGCGTACTTAAGTGCCTCGCAAACCATCTTTACCGTGTATTACGATATGGGTGAGTGGTTCCCCTATATCTTTGCAACTTTAGCGTTTTCAATTGGTTTGGCATCGTACTTTAATGGCACAATGGTGATGCGTTTTGGTATGCGTAAACTATGTCGTTTTGCCCTTAAAGGCGTCAACATATTCGCTGTGGTGTATGTTGCATTGCTTTATGCTTACGACGGACTTCCTCCTATCGCACTGACCGTTGCCGTAATGTTTGTTGGCTTTTTCTTTGTAGGTATTCTGTTTGGCAATTTAAACGCCATGGCCATGCAGCCACTTGGTGAAATGGCAGGTTTAGGCGCAGCCATTATCGGCTCTTTCTCTAGCCTTTTTTCAGTGCCAATTGCACTGTTTGTCGATAGTTTTCTAACAGGTAGCTTAATGCCAATTGGGCTGGGCTTTTTAGTGTTCTTTGCGCTTGCTTATGTGTCTGTGCGTTACGCTGAGCGCGTACGTGAGTGCGGGGAGTAA